One genomic window of Halorubrum hochsteinianum includes the following:
- the cheB gene encoding chemotaxis-specific protein-glutamate methyltransferase CheB: MSRTTDRRGGRDGSPRVVVVDDSPFMRGLISDLLSDAGVAVVGEAGDGEEALSVVAEERPDVVTMDVEMPGMGGLEAVERLMEETPTPVLMLSAHTDEGAEVTFEALDRGAVDFFAKPGGEVSTGVSRESERLVEAVRSVADADLDAATRERDDPSSAASERSDSGSDADAADVDGPLTVVIAASTGGPNAVERVLSALPMADCRVVIVQHMPEAFTSRFANRLDEASAYDVREASDGARIGAGEALVARGGSHTLIDSYRSGRLRVKLDADDDSHTVTPAADVTMRSAAEVVDDPLVGVVLTGMGSDAAEGIRAMADAGARTLAQSEGTCVIYGMPKRAVETGGVDEVHDLDDVAGAIVGGEA; the protein is encoded by the coding sequence ATGAGCAGGACGACGGATCGGCGCGGCGGTCGGGACGGGTCGCCGCGGGTGGTGGTCGTCGACGACTCCCCGTTCATGCGGGGTCTGATAAGCGATCTCTTGAGCGATGCGGGGGTCGCGGTCGTCGGCGAGGCGGGGGACGGAGAAGAGGCGCTCTCGGTGGTCGCCGAGGAGCGCCCCGACGTCGTGACGATGGACGTCGAGATGCCCGGAATGGGCGGGCTCGAAGCCGTCGAACGGCTGATGGAGGAGACGCCGACGCCGGTGTTGATGCTGTCGGCGCACACCGACGAGGGCGCTGAGGTCACCTTCGAGGCGCTCGACCGCGGGGCGGTCGACTTCTTCGCCAAGCCCGGCGGCGAGGTCTCGACCGGCGTCTCGCGCGAGTCCGAGCGGCTCGTCGAGGCGGTGCGGTCGGTCGCGGACGCCGACCTCGACGCCGCGACGCGCGAGCGCGACGACCCGAGTTCCGCGGCGTCGGAGCGCTCGGACTCCGGCTCCGACGCGGACGCGGCCGACGTGGACGGCCCCCTGACCGTGGTCATCGCGGCGTCGACCGGCGGCCCGAACGCGGTCGAGCGCGTGCTGTCGGCGCTGCCGATGGCGGACTGCCGCGTGGTGATCGTCCAGCACATGCCGGAGGCGTTCACGTCGCGGTTCGCGAACCGGCTCGACGAGGCGTCCGCGTACGACGTGCGCGAGGCGAGCGACGGGGCGCGGATCGGTGCCGGCGAGGCGCTCGTCGCCCGCGGCGGCAGCCACACCCTGATCGACAGCTACCGCTCGGGGCGGCTCCGCGTCAAGCTCGACGCGGACGACGACTCCCACACCGTCACCCCCGCGGCAGACGTGACGATGCGCTCGGCCGCCGAGGTGGTCGACGACCCGCTCGTCGGCGTCGTGCTGACCGGGATGGGATCCGACGCCGCCGAGGGGATCCGCGCGATGGCCGACGCCGGGGCCCGGACGCTCGCGCAGAGCGAGGGGACCTGCGTCATCTACGGGATGCCGAAGCGCGCCGTCGAGACCGGCGGGGTCGACGAGGTACACGACCTCGACGACGTCGCCGGCGCGATCGTGGGGGGTGAGGCCTGA
- a CDS encoding chemotaxis protein CheA — translation MDSHRAAFVAEAEDGITDLNNALLALEADPEDAEAMDDVFRVAHTLKGNAAAMGYEDVSDFGHALEDLLDAVRQGDREVTPELMDLLFEGVDAVEAMVSEIADTGEVSTDPSDLESRLREMEEHGTVGGGEGDESGADDAGGDGEIDGTADADSDAGDPGADEDAESDEADAPDVSVPEPPAAAADLPEPVAYADVTIGEAKMAGVDAALVLQALDEQFDAHATDPDPEALEDGEYDERFDAFVGGTEPAVLAEGLEALTQVESVTAVALDGSADGEAADDAEGTAADATGDAVEETAADAPSDEADDEFDAADPEATGSEGVDGETDDADSEGDETDSGTDDSGPSSGGSDSKSGDEIKSIRVDVDQVDELYGLVEQLVTSRIKLRREIEGTDAESDALDELDKLASSLQDTAMDMRLIPFSQVSDSFPRLVRDISRDLDKRIDFEIEGDDVELDRTILTEMRDPLVHVLRNAVDHGIESPEEREAAGKDPTGHVELTAERERDHVIIEVTDDGGGLDPDQLRDKAVDEGVKSREAVEAMEDDEVYDLVFHPGFSTAEEVTDVSGRGVGMDVVRTTARDLDGSVSIESEPGEGSTVRFRLPVTVAIVKVMFVDVGGTEYGIPIKSIAEVARADDIEEVHGDEVVRHEDDLYPVVRLNERLGEVDPGAVEASAAASADETPAADGGVAVDDGTADAPGPDDAGDGGDEAGDPDDAGMLVRIREETRQVALHCDAVLDQEEVVVKPLDGPLSGTPGLSGTAVLGDGDVVAVLDVVSL, via the coding sequence ATGGACTCCCACCGCGCCGCGTTCGTCGCCGAGGCCGAAGACGGGATCACGGACCTGAACAACGCGCTGCTCGCCCTCGAAGCCGACCCCGAGGACGCCGAGGCGATGGACGACGTGTTCCGCGTCGCGCACACCCTCAAGGGGAACGCCGCTGCGATGGGGTACGAGGACGTCTCCGACTTCGGGCACGCCCTCGAAGACCTGCTGGACGCGGTCCGGCAGGGCGACCGCGAGGTGACCCCCGAGCTGATGGACCTCCTCTTCGAGGGGGTCGACGCAGTCGAGGCGATGGTCTCGGAGATCGCCGACACCGGCGAGGTGTCGACGGACCCCTCCGACCTCGAGTCGCGCCTGCGCGAGATGGAGGAACACGGCACCGTCGGCGGCGGCGAGGGCGACGAGTCCGGAGCCGACGACGCCGGAGGCGACGGCGAGATCGACGGGACCGCCGACGCCGATTCCGACGCTGGCGATCCCGGCGCAGACGAGGACGCCGAAAGCGACGAGGCCGACGCGCCCGACGTCTCGGTGCCGGAGCCGCCCGCGGCCGCGGCCGACCTGCCCGAGCCGGTCGCGTACGCGGACGTGACGATCGGCGAGGCGAAGATGGCGGGGGTCGACGCGGCGCTCGTCCTCCAGGCCCTCGACGAGCAGTTCGACGCGCACGCGACGGACCCCGACCCGGAGGCGCTGGAGGACGGCGAGTACGACGAGCGGTTCGACGCGTTCGTCGGCGGCACCGAGCCCGCGGTCCTCGCCGAGGGACTCGAAGCGCTCACGCAGGTCGAGTCGGTGACGGCGGTCGCGCTCGACGGGTCGGCGGACGGCGAGGCGGCCGACGACGCCGAGGGGACGGCGGCGGACGCGACGGGCGACGCGGTCGAGGAGACGGCCGCGGACGCCCCGAGCGACGAGGCCGACGACGAGTTCGATGCCGCCGACCCCGAGGCGACCGGATCCGAGGGCGTCGACGGCGAGACCGACGACGCAGACTCGGAGGGCGACGAGACGGACTCCGGAACCGACGACTCCGGGCCGTCCTCCGGTGGCTCGGACTCCAAATCCGGCGACGAGATCAAGTCGATCCGCGTCGACGTGGACCAGGTCGACGAGCTGTACGGGCTGGTCGAGCAGCTGGTGACGAGCCGGATCAAACTCCGCCGCGAGATCGAGGGGACGGACGCCGAGTCCGACGCCTTAGACGAGCTGGACAAGCTCGCCTCCAGCCTCCAGGACACGGCGATGGACATGCGGCTCATCCCGTTCTCGCAGGTGTCCGACTCGTTCCCGCGGCTCGTCCGCGACATCTCCCGGGACCTCGACAAGCGGATCGACTTCGAGATCGAGGGCGACGACGTGGAGCTGGACCGGACGATCCTCACGGAGATGCGCGACCCGCTCGTGCACGTCCTGCGGAACGCGGTCGACCACGGGATCGAGTCGCCGGAGGAGCGCGAGGCCGCCGGGAAGGACCCGACCGGCCACGTGGAGCTGACCGCCGAGCGCGAGCGCGACCACGTGATCATCGAGGTCACCGACGACGGCGGGGGGCTCGACCCCGACCAGCTCCGCGACAAGGCGGTCGACGAGGGCGTCAAGAGCCGCGAGGCGGTTGAGGCGATGGAGGACGACGAGGTGTACGACCTCGTGTTCCACCCCGGCTTCTCCACCGCGGAGGAGGTCACGGACGTCTCCGGCCGCGGGGTCGGCATGGACGTGGTGCGGACGACCGCGCGCGACCTCGACGGCTCCGTCTCGATCGAGAGCGAGCCGGGCGAGGGGAGCACGGTCCGGTTCCGGCTCCCGGTCACCGTCGCCATCGTGAAGGTGATGTTCGTCGACGTCGGCGGCACGGAGTACGGCATTCCGATCAAGTCGATCGCAGAGGTCGCCCGCGCGGACGACATCGAGGAGGTCCACGGCGACGAGGTCGTTAGACACGAGGACGACCTCTACCCCGTCGTCAGGCTCAACGAGCGGCTCGGTGAGGTCGACCCCGGAGCGGTCGAGGCGTCCGCGGCGGCGTCCGCCGACGAGACCCCGGCCGCCGACGGGGGCGTCGCGGTCGACGACGGGACCGCCGACGCGCCGGGCCCCGACGACGCCGGGGACGGGGGCGACGAGGCCGGCGACCCGGACGACGCCGGCATGCTCGTCCGGATCCGCGAGGAGACGCGGCAGGTCGCGCTCCACTGCGACGCCGTCTTAGACCAGGAGGAAGTGGTCGTCAAACCGCTCGACGGTCCGCTCTCGGGGACGCCCGGCCTCAGCGGCACGGCCGTCCTCGGCGACGGGGACGTCGTGGCCGTGCTCGACGTGGTGAGCCTATGA
- a CDS encoding CheR family methyltransferase → MSEPGDEGETAFEGVLRQIDDTVPFEPGYYNESYLDRRITARMRRRDTESHAEYERILRDDDDERQALMDALTINVTEFFRNPEMWDVLREVLRERTANQRRVRVWSAPSADGREPYSVAMLACDDDRIDESRVEVLGSDISEEALDNAREGVYHTTRTTDIAEELEPLSDPDRYVERDEDTFRVRPAVKRLVDFETHDLIRDGARDPFDVVLCRNLLIYIDVDHKAALFDTLEASLADDGVLVLGMTESVPPNRSDRYEPIDKRRRVFGRR, encoded by the coding sequence ATGAGCGAACCGGGCGACGAGGGCGAAACGGCGTTCGAGGGGGTCCTCCGGCAGATCGACGATACGGTCCCGTTCGAGCCGGGGTACTACAACGAGTCGTACCTCGACCGGCGGATCACGGCGCGGATGCGGCGGCGCGACACGGAGTCGCACGCCGAGTACGAGCGCATCCTCCGCGACGACGACGACGAGCGGCAGGCGCTGATGGACGCGCTCACGATCAACGTGACGGAGTTCTTCCGCAACCCGGAGATGTGGGACGTCCTCCGCGAGGTGTTGCGCGAGCGGACCGCGAACCAGCGGCGCGTCAGGGTGTGGTCCGCGCCGTCGGCCGACGGCCGCGAGCCGTACTCCGTCGCGATGTTGGCCTGCGACGACGACCGGATCGACGAGTCGCGCGTGGAGGTGCTCGGCTCCGACATCAGCGAGGAGGCGCTCGACAACGCCCGCGAGGGCGTCTACCACACGACACGGACGACCGACATCGCCGAAGAGCTGGAGCCGCTCTCGGACCCGGACCGGTACGTCGAGCGCGACGAGGACACGTTCCGCGTGCGGCCGGCGGTCAAGCGCCTTGTCGACTTCGAGACGCACGACCTGATCCGCGACGGGGCGCGCGACCCCTTCGACGTGGTGTTGTGTCGCAACCTGCTGATCTACATCGACGTCGACCACAAGGCCGCCCTGTTCGACACGCTGGAGGCGTCGCTCGCCGACGACGGCGTCCTCGTGTTGGGGATGACCGAGAGCGTCCCCCCGAACCGGAGCGACCGCTACGAACCGATCGACAAGCGACGGCGGGTGTTCGGGAGGCGCTGA
- a CDS encoding HEAT repeat domain-containing protein, with the protein MSLYQHARDGNAERLRDALGSDSAAVRRRAAEFLGEIGEEGDQPTVDGLLRAATTDDDPEVRGAAVDALDAIGEAALEQLLEELTGGGNDGEAEWVTARKFARALEADRPELRMAAANALGRLDDASGLQPLVGALDDEDERVRLRAAQACGTFADARAVPGLRDALGDEDPRVRRAAANALGTIGTDQALSPLLELLDDGDESIRRIAAGALGKASNPEPVEPLARALGDESPVVRNAAVYSVIELLSNVPTQQSHAVRDQVVSELKQADDATVVEPLVEILTDGQQSRQRRNAAWILGRVADPDTSTAVEALADALADDDPQTAQFAATSLKSLGGPVVEDRLLDKLGPEHPEDARAKAVFVLGQIGGQETLNRLEEYADDDSQAVRKRVFSAVSKLRAGGP; encoded by the coding sequence ATGTCGCTGTACCAGCACGCTCGGGACGGGAACGCGGAGCGCCTTCGGGACGCGCTCGGCAGCGACAGCGCGGCCGTTCGCCGCCGCGCCGCCGAGTTCCTCGGCGAGATCGGCGAGGAGGGCGACCAGCCGACGGTCGACGGCCTGCTCCGCGCCGCGACCACCGACGACGACCCCGAGGTCCGTGGGGCCGCCGTCGACGCGCTGGACGCCATCGGCGAGGCCGCCCTCGAACAGCTCCTCGAAGAGCTCACCGGGGGCGGCAACGACGGCGAGGCCGAGTGGGTCACCGCGCGCAAGTTCGCCCGCGCCCTCGAGGCCGACCGCCCGGAGCTCCGCATGGCCGCGGCGAACGCGCTCGGGCGGCTCGACGACGCCAGCGGCCTCCAGCCGCTCGTCGGGGCGCTCGACGACGAGGACGAGCGCGTCCGCCTCCGCGCGGCGCAGGCCTGCGGCACCTTCGCCGACGCGCGGGCCGTCCCCGGTCTCCGCGACGCGCTCGGCGACGAGGACCCGCGCGTGCGCCGCGCCGCGGCGAACGCGCTCGGCACGATCGGGACGGACCAGGCGCTGTCGCCGCTCCTCGAACTGCTCGACGACGGCGACGAGTCGATCCGACGCATCGCGGCCGGCGCGCTCGGGAAGGCGAGCAACCCGGAGCCGGTCGAGCCGCTCGCGCGGGCGCTCGGCGACGAGAGCCCCGTCGTGCGCAACGCGGCGGTGTACTCCGTCATCGAACTGCTCTCGAACGTGCCGACCCAGCAGAGCCACGCGGTCCGCGATCAGGTCGTCTCGGAGCTGAAGCAGGCCGACGACGCGACGGTCGTCGAGCCGCTCGTCGAGATCCTCACCGACGGCCAGCAGTCCCGCCAGCGCCGGAACGCGGCGTGGATCCTCGGGCGCGTGGCGGACCCGGATACGTCGACCGCGGTGGAGGCGCTCGCGGACGCGCTCGCGGACGACGACCCGCAGACCGCGCAGTTCGCGGCCACGAGCCTGAAGAGCCTCGGCGGGCCGGTCGTCGAGGACCGCCTGCTCGACAAGCTGGGCCCCGAACACCCGGAGGACGCCCGCGCGAAGGCGGTGTTCGTCCTCGGCCAGATCGGCGGACAGGAGACGCTGAACCGCCTCGAAGAGTACGCCGACGACGACAGTCAGGCCGTCAGAAAGCGCGTGTTCTCGGCCGTCTCGAAGCTGCGCGCAGGGGGACCGTAA
- a CDS encoding CheF family chemotaxis protein, whose protein sequence is MSQEDSEYKITDTQAKFAVAVREGRKVSDVSWTPGRVLLSNRRLILAGNDGKRTVPLSKLERLGGRHDANQTVARVSNYVSFDLGEQVLLVAASDHESFERDVYRALLDQKTVMAKHPAIEGGVVQDTEWEQARVKIDDNGLNAALERGVFVKFDLDDISGLDAAKRTVNGGKKPVIEVSHTDDEGTSIETHVAGDPNRMRFVESWLRKGEERSSTNVDLSSRDREVLMALYSGVSPFEIPSFLGMDVDDVEETFERLVDLEVVEEVRIRREVALNSRGRNIASEAMNEQ, encoded by the coding sequence ATGTCCCAAGAGGACAGCGAGTACAAGATCACGGACACGCAGGCGAAGTTCGCGGTCGCGGTCCGCGAGGGCCGGAAGGTGAGCGACGTCTCGTGGACCCCCGGGCGGGTCCTCCTCTCGAACCGGCGGCTCATCCTCGCCGGCAACGACGGGAAGCGGACCGTCCCGCTGTCGAAGCTGGAGCGGCTCGGCGGCCGCCACGACGCGAACCAGACGGTCGCGCGCGTCTCCAACTACGTGAGCTTCGATCTGGGCGAGCAGGTGCTGCTCGTCGCCGCCTCCGACCACGAGTCGTTCGAGCGCGACGTCTACCGCGCGCTGCTCGACCAGAAGACCGTGATGGCGAAACACCCCGCGATCGAGGGGGGCGTCGTCCAGGACACCGAGTGGGAGCAGGCCCGCGTGAAGATCGACGACAACGGGCTCAACGCCGCCCTAGAACGCGGCGTCTTCGTGAAGTTCGACCTCGACGACATCAGCGGTCTCGACGCGGCGAAACGCACCGTCAACGGCGGCAAAAAGCCCGTCATCGAGGTGTCACACACCGACGACGAGGGGACGAGCATCGAGACGCACGTCGCGGGCGACCCGAACCGGATGCGGTTCGTCGAGTCGTGGCTCCGCAAGGGCGAGGAGCGCTCGTCGACGAACGTCGACCTCTCCAGCCGCGACCGGGAGGTACTGATGGCGCTGTACTCCGGCGTCTCGCCGTTCGAGATCCCTTCGTTCCTCGGGATGGACGTCGACGACGTCGAGGAGACGTTCGAGCGGCTGGTCGACCTCGAAGTGGTCGAGGAGGTCCGGATCCGCCGGGAGGTCGCGCTCAACTCCCGCGGGCGAAACATCGCCAGCGAGGCGATGAACGAGCAGTAA
- a CDS encoding HAD family hydrolase, which produces MSYEAVLFDLDNTLYPYAPCNEAGKRAALDALRERGYDLDREAFDDLYATGRREAKRETRTTAASHDRHVYFKRGLFRRAGEPDVAGALAAGDAYWDGFLDEMALCEGVEPLFDALSAAGTDVAVVTNLTTRVQLRKLARLGIDDRIDLLVTSEEVGREKPSALPFTTALAELDYRPSEALAVGDNVDADIAGGNAVGVDTALFVADGDAPDAADLTGPRRPDHRLDALADLTEVAA; this is translated from the coding sequence ATGAGCTACGAGGCGGTGCTTTTCGACCTCGACAACACGCTGTACCCGTACGCTCCCTGCAACGAGGCGGGCAAGCGGGCCGCGCTCGACGCCCTCCGCGAGCGCGGGTACGACCTGGACCGCGAGGCGTTCGACGACCTGTACGCGACCGGCCGCCGCGAGGCGAAACGCGAGACACGCACCACCGCCGCGTCCCACGACCGCCACGTCTACTTCAAGCGGGGCCTGTTCCGGCGCGCGGGCGAGCCGGACGTCGCGGGCGCGCTGGCGGCCGGCGACGCCTACTGGGACGGCTTCCTCGACGAGATGGCGCTCTGCGAGGGCGTCGAGCCGCTCTTCGACGCCCTCTCGGCGGCGGGGACCGACGTCGCGGTCGTGACCAACCTCACGACGCGGGTCCAGCTGCGCAAGCTCGCGCGCCTCGGGATCGACGACCGCATCGACCTGCTCGTCACCTCCGAGGAGGTCGGCCGCGAGAAGCCGAGCGCGCTCCCGTTCACGACCGCGCTCGCCGAACTCGACTACCGACCGTCCGAGGCGCTCGCGGTCGGCGACAACGTCGACGCGGATATCGCCGGCGGGAACGCGGTCGGCGTGGACACGGCGCTGTTCGTCGCCGACGGCGACGCGCCCGACGCGGCGGACCTCACCGGTCCGCGCCGCCCGGACCACCGACTCGACGCGCTCGCCGACCTGACGGAGGTGGCGGCGTGA
- a CDS encoding class II aldolase/adducin family protein — protein MSRDDASGSGRDANPDLLREAREAVVEHAPALADLTPGRTGNLSVRVGDRVAVTPTGVPYDSFDAVDVPVVSLEGERLAGRMAPSSEVPMHTGIYGHDRPGAIVHTHSPWATTMATLHRKLPPIHYMIAAVGREVPLADYAPYGTEELAANVVAAMAEADSDAAILANHGLVVTGPDVETAVENTRHVEDICRLYLRASAVGEPHVLSDEQMATVEERFESYGQQPDAE, from the coding sequence GTGAGCCGCGACGACGCGAGCGGGTCGGGCCGGGACGCGAACCCCGACCTCCTCCGCGAGGCGCGCGAGGCGGTCGTCGAGCACGCGCCCGCGCTGGCGGACCTCACCCCCGGCCGGACCGGGAACCTGAGCGTCCGGGTGGGCGACCGCGTCGCCGTCACCCCCACCGGCGTCCCGTACGACTCCTTCGACGCCGTCGACGTGCCCGTCGTCTCGCTGGAGGGCGAGCGGCTGGCCGGGCGGATGGCCCCGTCCAGCGAGGTGCCGATGCACACGGGCATCTACGGGCACGACCGGCCGGGCGCGATCGTCCACACCCACTCGCCGTGGGCGACGACGATGGCGACGCTTCACCGGAAGCTGCCGCCGATCCACTACATGATCGCCGCGGTGGGACGGGAGGTGCCGCTGGCCGACTACGCGCCGTACGGGACCGAGGAGCTGGCCGCCAACGTCGTCGCCGCGATGGCCGAGGCCGACTCCGACGCGGCCATCCTCGCGAACCACGGGCTGGTGGTGACCGGCCCCGACGTCGAGACAGCCGTCGAGAACACTCGCCACGTCGAGGACATCTGTCGGCTCTACCTCCGCGCGTCCGCGGTGGGCGAGCCGCACGTCCTCTCCGACGAGCAGATGGCGACCGTCGAGGAGCGGTTCGAGAGCTACGGCCAGCAGCCCGACGCCGAGTGA
- a CDS encoding ribose 1,5-bisphosphate isomerase has translation MTDTEPAPAVRETAEAIATMETRGAATIAAAAAEALAEQAAAAAEADATASDPEAFRASLRAAGRTLRETRPTAVSLPNALRYVLQRMEGETVDALRDSVVDASDAFVRQLDRAQDDLGEVGANRLADGDTVMTHCHSTDALACIEAAVEQGKSISAVVKETRPRQQGHITAEALREMGVPVTLIVDSAARRYLDEVDHVVVGADSIAADGGVINKIGTSGLAVNARERGVPIMTAAQTIKLHPETLTGHTVEIEMRDEDEVIEPGTREAIGEIAVENPAFDVTPPRYMDAIVTEHGQFPPESIVTLMRELFGEGAAEPWAEP, from the coding sequence ATGACAGACACGGAGCCGGCCCCGGCGGTCCGCGAGACCGCCGAGGCGATCGCGACCATGGAGACCCGCGGCGCGGCGACCATCGCCGCCGCGGCCGCCGAGGCGCTCGCCGAGCAGGCGGCGGCGGCGGCCGAGGCGGACGCGACCGCGAGCGACCCCGAGGCGTTCCGCGCGTCGCTGCGCGCCGCGGGGCGCACCCTCCGCGAGACGCGGCCGACGGCGGTGTCGCTGCCGAACGCCCTCCGGTACGTCCTCCAGCGGATGGAGGGGGAGACGGTCGACGCGCTCCGGGACAGCGTCGTCGACGCGAGCGACGCGTTCGTCCGCCAGCTCGACCGCGCGCAGGACGACCTCGGGGAGGTCGGCGCGAACCGCCTCGCCGACGGCGACACGGTGATGACCCACTGTCACTCCACCGACGCGCTCGCGTGCATCGAGGCGGCCGTCGAACAGGGCAAGTCGATCTCGGCGGTCGTCAAGGAGACGCGGCCGCGCCAGCAGGGCCACATCACGGCCGAGGCGCTGCGGGAGATGGGCGTCCCCGTCACCCTGATCGTCGACTCGGCGGCGCGGCGGTACCTCGACGAGGTCGACCACGTGGTCGTCGGTGCCGACTCGATCGCCGCGGACGGCGGCGTCATCAACAAGATCGGCACTTCGGGGCTGGCGGTCAACGCCCGCGAGCGCGGCGTCCCGATCATGACCGCGGCCCAGACGATCAAGCTCCACCCGGAGACGCTGACGGGCCACACCGTCGAGATCGAAATGCGCGACGAGGACGAGGTGATCGAGCCGGGGACCCGCGAGGCGATCGGCGAGATCGCGGTCGAGAACCCGGCGTTCGACGTGACGCCGCCGCGGTACATGGACGCGATCGTCACCGAACACGGACAGTTCCCGCCGGAGAGCATCGTGACGCTGATGCGGGAGCTGTTCGGCGAGGGCGCGGCCGAACCGTGGGCGGAGCCATGA
- a CDS encoding carbohydrate kinase family protein: MSGPDDAADGDADDPVAAPEEGVDDWDETVAEWDRELDEWEGEDAPADGGEGSEDAPADGGEGSEDAPADGNAGGSDDAVDPEVDADPDLGPEEGARVPKVVSAGHINWDVTIHVDTLPEPDGETRIERLEQSGGGSAANVAVGLVDLGGQSVVYGSVGGDESGALALRELSKAGVDPGQVLVDAAEPTSVKYVVVDGGGELLMLANDGANESFSAAGLDRDTLAAANHLHLTGQQPETAAALATAAAEAGATRSFDPGRRVADREFDAALAASDVLFLNDREADALDAETDVDPWEPDDRVVAIKLGGEGATVRTPHGSVSHPGFDVDPVDTTGAGDAFAAGFLAAALREPEITGDGFSHDPRDYQVPILVANACGAVATESVTARTDLSWERVRETMGESPETDLLIEVRA; encoded by the coding sequence ATGAGCGGGCCCGACGACGCGGCAGACGGCGACGCCGACGACCCGGTCGCTGCCCCCGAGGAAGGCGTCGACGACTGGGACGAGACGGTCGCGGAGTGGGACCGCGAACTCGACGAGTGGGAGGGCGAGGACGCGCCCGCCGACGGCGGCGAGGGGAGCGAGGACGCGCCCGCCGACGGCGGCGAGGGGAGCGAGGACGCGCCCGCCGACGGCAACGCCGGGGGAAGCGACGACGCCGTCGACCCCGAGGTCGACGCCGATCCGGACCTCGGCCCCGAGGAGGGCGCTCGCGTCCCGAAGGTCGTCTCCGCGGGTCACATCAACTGGGACGTGACGATCCACGTCGACACCCTCCCGGAGCCGGACGGCGAGACCCGGATCGAGCGGCTCGAACAGTCCGGCGGCGGCAGCGCCGCGAACGTCGCGGTCGGACTCGTCGATCTGGGCGGCCAGTCGGTCGTCTACGGCAGCGTCGGCGGCGACGAGTCGGGCGCGCTGGCGCTGCGCGAGCTGTCGAAGGCCGGCGTCGACCCCGGACAGGTGCTCGTCGACGCCGCCGAGCCGACCTCGGTGAAGTACGTCGTCGTCGACGGCGGCGGGGAGCTGCTCATGCTCGCCAACGACGGCGCGAACGAGTCGTTCTCGGCGGCCGGACTCGACCGCGACACGCTCGCGGCCGCCAATCACCTCCACCTCACCGGCCAGCAGCCCGAGACCGCGGCGGCGCTGGCGACCGCGGCCGCGGAGGCGGGCGCGACGCGGAGCTTCGACCCCGGCCGCCGGGTGGCCGACCGCGAGTTCGACGCCGCGCTCGCGGCGAGCGACGTCCTGTTCCTGAACGACCGCGAGGCCGACGCGCTTGACGCCGAGACCGACGTCGACCCGTGGGAGCCGGACGACCGCGTCGTCGCGATCAAGCTCGGCGGCGAGGGCGCGACGGTCCGCACCCCGCACGGCAGCGTCTCGCACCCGGGGTTCGACGTCGACCCGGTCGACACGACCGGCGCGGGCGACGCCTTCGCGGCCGGGTTCCTCGCGGCCGCGCTGCGGGAGCCGGAGATCACCGGCGACGGCTTCTCGCACGACCCGCGCGACTACCAGGTGCCGATCCTAGTCGCCAACGCCTGCGGTGCCGTCGCGACGGAGTCGGTGACCGCGCGGACCGACCTCTCGTGGGAGCGCGTCCGCGAGACGATGGGCGAGTCGCCGGAGACGGACCTCCTCATCGAGGTCCGCGCCTGA